A stretch of DNA from Phocoena sinus isolate mPhoSin1 chromosome 5, mPhoSin1.pri, whole genome shotgun sequence:
ATATTCTAGAGAGAATACTAGATTGGAAATCATTTTTCCTCTTAGATTTGAAGACCTTGCTTTCATAGTTTTCTACCATCTTCTAGTGTTGCTACCAAGGAGTCAAAATGCCATTTTGAAAACATCCTTTTATGTAACCCTTGTTTTCCCCCTGTGGAAACTTTTAGGATCTTTAACCCTGGCATCCTGAAATATCATCatatgcctttgtgtgtgtgcgtgtgcgtgcgtgtgtgtgtgtgtgttttaattcatTGTACTGTGCGCTCAGTGGATCCTTTTAATTTAGGAGCCAGATGTCTTACATTTTTGGGagatgttctttaattttttatcctcacctcctttctctgttctctcatGTTGGAGATCTTATTAATCAGATGTTGCATCCCATTctgatcttctttcttttttctttgctatttttcacctctgcttttttgttctaatttctgaaatttcttcAGCTTATCTCCCAACACATCTATTTCATATTGAATTTTGGCTCTCCTATTTTTCCAATATTCTTATTATTTACTGATTGTTCATCTTTTATAGCACCCTATTCTTAATTTTCATGGGTGTAATATATTCTATGTTTCTGAAAATATCATAGCATCTTTGAGAGCTTTAtgttttctgcctcattttcagttttttttgttttaggtacTTTTAATTGTTTTGGTCTTCATCTTTCATTGTTGAAGGTATCTTCAAATGTCTAGTGATCCTTGGCTATCAGCTTATCATGACTTCAAGGGACTGAAAGCCACGTATGAATGAGCAGGGCTGTGAACTCTGGGTTTCACTGTAACAAATAATCAAGTGgcaaactgttttttaaattgtccATCTTTTTAGATGGGCTGGTCAGGGCTGGGGATAAGCCCAGCTACCAGATTCTGTAGTGAGGTGGTGAAAGGGCACTGAAGGATTATAAAGTTCAGAATACTGACCTTCTCTCAATCATCCTGTTTTCAGAATAGCACCTCACTACCACCGCCATTCTCCCCCCCAGGCCCCAGTTCTGATCCATTTGGTTCAATTTCTCCAGAGAATAAGCCGCTAGCCTTCTGCTAGAAAAAGGGAAAGCTGCCTGGCTACAAAgggagaacaaaaataaacttccaAATAATTCCCTTATTTTCAACTTTGCTCCTCAACTTCACCTTCCAGGGTACCTTGTGCCCCCAAATCCTTGACTCTTTGGGGGGTTCTGGAAGGAAAAGATAGGTGTTCCAAATTTGTGGACCTtttctgcaatgaagagtggctgTGAGAACTGTGCTACCTatcaagtattaaaaaaaaaaaagaaagtagtgctaccaaatgtaaaatagtgggaagcagctgcatagcacagggagatcagctcagtgctttgtgtccatctagaggggtgggatagggagggtgggagggaggtgcacgagggaggggatatggagatatatgtatacatatagctgattcactttgttatacaacagaaactaacacaacattgtaaagcaattacactccaataaagatgttagaaaaaaacaacaaaaaagaacaaaaacaaaacaaaaatgatgttaagaaaaaaaagtagtgcACTTAATCTTTCCCTTCGtggtaaaagagaaagagaaagtaactttaaaatacacacaaacgAAAAACAACAAACCCCCAAACTACCTATTACTGAGACATCATTTTGAAAATTTGTACGTCTGGAAATGTTTTAATGGCTATGTGATAATTTTAGCCAAAGACAATGTGTCTCCTATAAAAGCGCTCATATCTGCAATTGACCTTCCTCTTTTATCTCTTAACAGTTCTAATCTTGGGTCAACTATGTGTTAGCCTCTCTCTTCCTGCATCAAGTATTCGCAGATAAAAATACAACACATAATGGAAAGAACCAGAGTGTTCCCTGGGAACAACTACAAGACTACAATCCAAATTTAATCAGTGTTACTCGCACATtcatagggttgccagataaaatatggGATGCCagataaatttgaatttcagataattatttttcctcaaataaGTATGGCCCctatttcattgtttatctgaaattcaaaattacttgggcatcctgtatttttgcCAAGTCTGGCAATCCAACACATTTACTTAAACAGTATATCATAAGTAGAAAGTGACCAACATAGAAAAACTGGGTTTAAAGAAGGAAACTGGGATCTGGACCAAAGCTATTCAAGCCACCAGGCAAGTCTACATTACTACCAGGCAGGTAGCCATGGGCAAACCCATATGCACCCACTTTGCAATGTACAATGCCTTGGCTGTGGCCAAAATTAATGCTTTCAATTACTATAGGAACTTGGATTCTCTAGGTAGTGTGGTCAGCCCCTTGTGTCACCAGAGCTGTGCCACTCTATCAAGCCATTTTGGTTGCTCAGGGTTCAATCATAAAGCCACTCTAGGGTCTTTTTTGATGGACGATGGCCAAACTCTTGGACAGTTCCAATTATTTGTGCACCTCCCAAACAAAGTTGCCCCAACCAGACCTAGATAATACACACACAGCAAGATATCAGTTGATGTATTGGAGTGTCAGGTCTCATAAGCTGACACCATGGATTGAAGAGGGGCATTAAGCATGGGTTTAGTAGTTAACCCAAATATAATAATTCCCCCCCAATAAAATATTACTAGCTCCTTCATTTATAAGCTGCAATATTTTAAGACTGTTTCATCTGGTTTCTGTTGATATCTAGTTTGATACCATACCAGCTCAGTTTCTGTGTATACTAGGAACTCAGTTATAATCTTGTTAGGCTGGCTGGGATCCTGTCTCCTAGGTGAATACTGGTTATGTCCTACGCTAGGGAGTACAGCATAACTTTCCAAATGATTTCAGGAATTTTCATATCATGTTTCAGGGTCATCTATTTCTTCCCAGATAAACTATCCAAATTCCAGACTACTTACTGTTTTATGCTCCAACCCTAAGCTGTCACTAACATTTTTTTGAGCTTCAATTGGTTATTGTTCACTGTACAGTGTTATATACATTATCATGTCTTAAGTGGGTTATTAATAGATTCAAATACTTAAATACTTTGTATTGaattggacaagtcacttaatttctctcatcTTCAGATTCCTCACCTCTGGAAATTATCTTAAAGTATCTTTCATAGTGTCATTTCAACGGGTGctataagattaaaaaagaatagatgaacattAGTTATGACTTTGGTAAATACTGCCCAGCTGTGGAAGGTCATTTCCAGGTTTATAATGAGCTGCTGTCAATGAGAAATAAGCAATGATCAACCACATGCAGCAGCTGCAGGGGATGAGGGGAGAGGTTCCTCACAAAGGTCTATGCTCAatatgtaggggaaaaaaaaaggcaaaagtcaCAGTATTCAGGTCTTAGAAGAAGGTAGAGGACTGGCTTTCACCGATGCCCcgcttctgcctcagtttcaaTGCTCGTTGCTTACAGGCTTGTTCTCTGATTCAACCCAAGCCCTGAAAGTCGTCCTTGAGATGGGGTAAgatattatttttgcatttacacgtaatatttttttttttttttacctgagtGAAGATGTGGGTTGAAAGGATTTTTACACTGTGCCACgaaagtttatttttgaatatttttttagaaattaacaaaattctCTTGGAATTAAATGGATTACATTTTATGTCACGTGTGGGCTGGAATAAAAGTGATTTAAGTTCAGGattgacattttaaatgaaacGTGTATATTCCTAGTACATTTGATAACGGTTCTTCATTGGAGGCTACATTTTAAACTGACTCCACAGTTTAGAAGCAACTCTAGTACCGTCTGCCTGctacattgttattttaaatcattattttaaaatcaagtatgCTTTTTCCATACCTTATTGAGAAGGGCTGGTCATAGCTCTTACAGCTAAGAGGAGCTGGGTAGATCAGATCACTGTGATACCTTTACCCTCTCCCTTTCCTTAGTCTCATATCCAAAAATTGTATAGTATATAATCCCACTGCTGCCACCAATAGAGATTAGAAGATTATATACAAGGATCACACTTAAACATGTAGCCATTAACTAAAATTTGTTCAAAACTGGCAAAGATACACCACAGAGATTTTCCTTTTGATGACGGCAAGTAGACACAGAAGAAATACCTGGTGGTTGGTGTCAGTTAGTGTAGCTCCTTCAATTTTCCTCAGTCCAATGGATACCACTCATTAGTAGAACTTATGTGCCAGCAGCTTGTATAAAGTTGTCTCATGAAGTCTGAGTAGTTATCCAGACTTTCTGGGCTTTTATACATACCCCAGCCATATGAGCGTAACACTTCTGGTCCTGATCTTTGTGTGCCACTGCCTTGTGAATTTAGTATATACAATTTAAATTTGTGTATAAAAtacctatttattttatgtattcccTTAGCTGACTACCTCTTGTGGGGTTTAATTGTTGGAGTGTGCTGTCCATCTGAATTCCCACTACACTTCGATGACTgtctcattttcaaatatttaatggcCAGTGTAAGGAGTAAGCTTATATTCTGTGACCCTAGCTCACAGTAAATGAGCATCAATGGCCAAAAGCCTTGGGGTAATTCACATTggttcaatttattttaaaactgatttctTATGTATATCATCTGATTTAATTTTGCACTCCCAGTGTCTGGATTATAGTAGGCACTCCATAATGTTATTAAATGactaaatttctatttaaaactaATGGGCTGCTCCAAAAGATATTGAATTCTCTAACAATGGAGCCAAAAGTAGAAAATCATTTATTATGTAAGAGAATATATGTTTtcagtaagaaaacaacccaagtgaCTTCTAAAGTCCTAATTGCTTTAAGAATCTACTCTAATATCAAAACACTGTTTTCAGCATAGAGAAAATGTTTTAGATGGATAGTTGTGATTGGAGTCTCAGCAAAATAATTCCCTAAAGGTGACTTAACATCTGCCCTCCTCCTGCCATGTCTAGATTTCTTCTGTTAGGAAGCTGATGGGCTTACAAAAAACATGTTTATGGTCTTCTGGGCTCAAGGTATCTGGACTGCTTCAACAAAAAGAGACTATCTGCGCCAAGACAGAATACCTTTAAATAACATTGATGTCTGTTTGTTTAGAAATTGTTTCCTTActcttttgataaatatttctataaataggGAATAAACTCATCCTTCTTTATCCTAGTTATGGGGACTGCATTTAACCAAAGGCCCATGGAGGGAGAGTGTGAAAGTGGTAAATTCACCCCAACCCCACACCATGGCGCACAAAAAGAAGTAAAGGCTTAAGGCTTATTTAGGCACCTATCAATCATTTTGTGCAACCTGGAATTACTTATATACAAACAAATGGGTTCAAATCTGAGTCTTGACTGCATATCTGACACTTTCCTCTTCAAGTATGTTTCTTTTCTAGAGTTGCCAAGTCACCTCCTATCAGATACACTGTATCTCTATGGACTCTATTCAGCACTTGGTGAATGTTGAATATGCCTTAAGCAAAGCAGAATCTATTTCatttgtgaagaataaatgaccATACTCTGTTCAGCATGTACAAAGCTGTTGGTTTATTCAGCTGGGAAGCTGGGGAAAGGCTTCCTTTGGGAATGAACAGCAAAAATGTGTTCATGAACAAGgcacttttacacacacacacacacacacacacacacacacagaggaacatATTATGGTTACATAAACATcaacagattttaatttttagaccCCTCTACCTCTTCCCACCTTcccctaaaagaaaaagaaaaagaaacaaagaaagaaacaggtttttgtaacattttaaaaaccaacttCATAGAACACCTACATAGGAACAGTTACTGATACATTCAGTTACACTAACATTATATGGTTTCAGTTCAGTAACAAATTTTCCAttaacaagtatttttttctacCTACTATAATTCCCTCCTTTTTCCTTAAGAGGAGACAACTAAGGTTCAGCAGAAACTACTCATTAGGTTATAAACATTCTCCTCTCTCCTTAAAGTCGCTATACATTTATAGAATTTGTGATTCCATTAATGCTTCAATTTTTTGATGCCACACTGTATACAGAACTTGATTATGGAGaataggaaaaagcaaaactaaaataagGAGAGATATATATCTTTAACAATCTGTTTTCTGATTCCCTTTAGATGCCCAGTCAACCAGGATCACACAAAGGTTTCACTCTTTATTGTAGGTGTGTGAAAAGACTTACTGGTCTCATGCATTTTATGTATGTCGATTTCTACGTTTTGACTCATCTAAATAAACACAGCAAGATTCATTTACAAGGGTACATATGCTTTCtattcagccagaaaaaaaaaatctaaagctaGATGTAGAAAAACAATGATGCTAAAAAACTCTTCAACTTCAGACTGTATTAGGCTGAGAATTTCTGCAGTAAAGTTCCTGAAAAGTTTGCAATGGACATGGAAAGTGCATGAAGTACTGCTCCAGGGAACATCATACAGATGAAATACTTTAATCCACTAACATAAATGCTctcttaattttttcccattgGTCTTTGGAATGGGTTTTATTTGCTCTTGACTAAGGTCTGGATGCCAAGATGCAGGAAATATATTGCCTATGGAACAGGTGTCTGTTTAATCCCCAGGTATGATCTTACAAGCCACTTTAGCTAGAGACTGCCTGGTGGGAGCCTATAAAATGTTTATGCTGTAACTGCAGGTTCCATAATAGGTCTGGAGCAGTGTAGGCTACTACTACACTACTGCACTCCCTCCCCACAAAACAGGAACTCCTAAAGGGTGCCATATATAGGTCTACCAATATAAAAAGAGGGAGATAAATCCATATTCCCACCATTTTCTTTTATCTAGTTATTCAATTTAACTCGGCTACCTCCCTAGAAATGAGTATCAGAGAAAAGTATGCTCAGAAAGGTGTTACTGGGAGTAGCTAACTTACCACTTTCCACAATGGCTATTCTGAAGGTTGGGTAACAAATGGGGTAGTggcctccttttccttcccattaATAATTAGGTATCTAGTTAAGTCCATTAGACAGGCAGAGTAAACTGCGGGGAGAACTAAGTGTGGAGAATAGTCAACTTATCTCTTGTAATAAGGTCCCTTCTGACTAATTCTCTACTGAAGTTCTCATTTTAACCACAGGGTCTTTCAAAGTGAATGCTCACAATGCACATCTTCTGTACTGGAGTTACAGGACTCTTGGGTATTATATTCAGTACTTGATCGTATTTTGGCATACCAGGACAGTTTGGTTGAGAAGATGTTTGTTAGTTCCTCAACTGTGGGCTGTGTAACGGTATTCCTTTCTCAACTGGCAACATGAGAGATATGAGAAGGAACAGTGGATCTTTATAGTGATGCAGTTAGGAGTTTGTTAACTGCCTTTTGGAAGTCAGTGTAGGAGTAAGTAGTGTTGATGGGTTCAGTGCGGGTTGTTTCCTTAACTGTTTTAGTTAACCAGCCACAGCAACAACCAGAAACACATGAATTAGGAATTTGTTTTAGGTACTCAGGTATGGGAGTGGCTCTACTCAATGTTCGGCTTAACTGTTTGGTGGCAAATTGCAGTGCCCCATTTAGAGTGGCATGATCTCTAGAAAGCCGGCTGGGACTCATAAGGGGCTTTTGAAAAGGTGGGACTCCACAAGAAGCTAAAGGAGGCCATTCAGGAATTGGTTCCAGTTTGGGTACACAATGGGAGCAATGGGAGAGTCTTAGTCCTATCTCTCGTAGTATATGGACTGGTGTGCTAGCATCCAAGAGTTTAGCATGATACAACCAGGAATTAGGATTTAAAGATTTCCAAGttgtagaatattttaaaaggcacttAACCTGCCAGGCAAGACTCTCAAGAGGTGTTAGGTTGGGCACCACAGGGTCCTCTTCTTCAGAGGAATCCCACTCTTCCCCAGAACTCTCATTTAGGTAGTtagcattttcttcttcctcactttcTGATTCTGATAAGGGGTCAGGAGAGGGATTTCTAGGACCCATTAGAATAGAACAACAGTATAGAAAAAAAGGTACCAGAAAAAGGTAACAATCTAAGCCAGTAAAACACTAACACTGGCAAATAGAAGCAGAAGACGAGAAATCCTTTCAATAGGattcatttgtctgtttctcaGTCTGTTACACACACAGTATGCCTCTGGCTCGCACCACTGTGCAGTTCTTCAAGATTATGTTGTATATTCTTCACTTACAAAGAAGACAGCTCAGTTCTCAGGACCAGTTCAGTGTGTAAAATTTAGTCACTTACCAGTGGCACAGGTCAGAGTCTCTCCTTCAAATCCTGGCTACCCAAGAAGAGAAGGGGTCCTTATCTAGGCAAGCTGATTTTCTTAGCATGGTCTCAACTGGTTGTGAAATTATGAAGAGACACTTTGTGTACTCTTTTTTGCTGGCAGAGATATTATAtctttttcataatgaaaagaaaCTCAGTGGTCGCCTTCTTTGTCCGCTGGTGCAGCAACTTTTGCACAGAGGGATGGTGGGACGAGGTGTCAAGGATCTGTCTGGTGTGCACGGATCTGATGTTTTCCATAGGTGGTGCAAATGTCCTTGGAAACTGGTGACTTAGTTGTTGGACTATCTGGAAAGGTAGCCTTAACCTGTGAATGAGAAGACTAGAGACATGATATTAAAGCCTGAAAGCACTGGGTAACATTATTATCCATCTAACTTCATAGACTATCCAAGCACATGGTGTTGAGCAAGAAACCTTATCAGCTTTCCCATCTCTAGCACATAGGTTTAGGCAGAGTTTCCTACTGGGAATGGATCCTACCAAGACAAAATTGGGAAGAAGAGCCTGGGGCCACTTTAATCTTTTGTTGGTACATATCTGGGCTAGTTTGTTTTTTATCATGCAGTTCTAGCCCAGAAAATTACTTCTGCAAGAGCA
This window harbors:
- the DCAF16 gene encoding DDB1- and CUL4-associated factor 16 yields the protein MGPRNPSPDPLSESESEEEENANYLNESSGEEWDSSEEEDPVVPNLTPLESLAWQVKCLLKYSTTWKSLNPNSWLYHAKLLDASTPVHILREIGLRLSHCSHCVPKLEPIPEWPPLASCGVPPFQKPLMSPSRLSRDHATLNGALQFATKQLSRTLSRATPIPEYLKQIPNSCVSGCCCGWLTKTVKETTRTEPINTTYSYTDFQKAVNKLLTASL